From a region of the Corallococcus coralloides DSM 2259 genome:
- a CDS encoding FAD-dependent monooxygenase: protein MAEVLDVAVVGGGPTGLWLACELALAGIRVELFERRVEAVRESRALTLHPRSLEVLALRGLEDRFLKRGRPLPTGHFAMLDTRLDFSVLDTRFPYTLFLPQAVTEELLEERARELGVAVRRGHKVESLRQDAEGVDLEGSTDAGTFRLRARFVVGADGARSAVRRLSGIPFPGTDVTRTAMLGDVTLGAPPAQPALGISNERGGVMVVPMSPGVHRIVVTDPFRETAPVREPVTLEELRESTLRIAGSDFGMREPRWLSRFGNETRLAERYREGRVLLAGDAAHIHFPAGGQGLNVGLQDAMNLGWKLAAVVKDGAPEALLDSYSRERRPVGEALIHNTLAQTALMGATRETLALRELLSGLLREPRLNRQLADNIGALDVGYAPLDVPAPETPSPLLSEWCGRRVSDMELGADVRLYAALHPGRWLLLGLGEDDSRPLPRWEPGWSSQVTTLRARGRVGRGDLEGVGGLLVRPDGHVGWAWAA, encoded by the coding sequence ATGGCGGAGGTCCTCGATGTGGCGGTGGTGGGAGGAGGTCCCACCGGGCTGTGGCTCGCGTGCGAGCTGGCGCTGGCGGGCATCCGGGTGGAGCTGTTCGAGCGGCGCGTGGAGGCCGTGCGCGAGTCCCGGGCGCTGACGCTGCATCCGCGTTCGCTGGAGGTGCTCGCGCTGCGAGGGCTGGAGGACCGGTTCCTGAAACGGGGACGGCCGCTGCCCACCGGGCACTTCGCGATGCTCGACACGCGCCTGGACTTCAGCGTGCTGGACACGCGCTTCCCCTACACGCTGTTCCTTCCGCAGGCGGTGACGGAGGAACTGCTGGAGGAACGGGCGCGGGAGCTGGGTGTGGCCGTGCGGCGCGGCCACAAGGTGGAGTCCCTGCGCCAGGACGCCGAGGGCGTGGACCTGGAGGGCTCCACGGACGCGGGCACGTTCCGCCTCCGGGCGCGCTTCGTGGTGGGCGCGGACGGGGCCCGGAGCGCGGTGCGGAGGCTGTCGGGCATCCCCTTCCCGGGGACGGACGTGACGCGCACGGCGATGCTCGGGGACGTGACGTTGGGTGCGCCGCCGGCCCAGCCCGCGCTCGGCATCTCGAACGAGCGGGGCGGCGTGATGGTGGTGCCCATGTCGCCGGGCGTCCACCGCATCGTCGTCACGGATCCATTCCGGGAGACGGCGCCGGTGCGCGAGCCCGTCACGCTGGAGGAGCTGCGGGAGAGCACGCTGCGCATCGCGGGCTCGGACTTCGGCATGCGTGAGCCCCGGTGGCTGTCCCGCTTCGGCAACGAGACGCGGCTCGCGGAGCGCTACCGCGAGGGACGCGTGCTGCTCGCGGGCGACGCCGCGCACATCCACTTTCCAGCGGGAGGCCAGGGGCTCAACGTCGGCCTTCAAGACGCGATGAACCTGGGATGGAAGCTCGCGGCGGTGGTGAAGGACGGCGCGCCGGAAGCACTGCTCGACAGCTACTCGCGCGAGCGCCGGCCCGTGGGCGAGGCGCTGATCCACAACACGCTGGCGCAGACCGCCCTCATGGGCGCCACGCGAGAGACGCTGGCCCTGCGCGAATTGCTGAGCGGCCTGCTCCGCGAGCCCCGGCTGAACCGCCAGCTCGCGGACAACATCGGGGCACTCGACGTGGGCTACGCGCCGCTGGACGTGCCCGCGCCAGAGACCCCCTCACCACTGTTGTCCGAGTGGTGCGGCCGGCGCGTGAGCGACATGGAACTCGGCGCGGACGTGCGGCTCTACGCGGCGCTGCACCCGGGCCGGTGGCTGCTGCTGGGCCTGGGCGAGGACGACTCACGCCCCCTGCCCCGCTGGGAGCCCGGCTGGTCCTCCCAGGTGACGACGCTGCGCGCACGGGGCCGCGTGGGACGCGGGGACCTGGAAGGCGTGGGCGGCCTGCTGGTGCGCCCGGACGGCCATGTCGGCTGGGCCTGGGCCGCGTAG
- a CDS encoding TetR/AcrR family transcriptional regulator C-terminal domain-containing protein has product MRIQREQVVAAAWTLLDEHGLEGLTMRVLAKALSIQAPSLYWHFPGKQALLDAMADTLVRDVARTLTPESPWEPVVRTVAEELRRAFLAHRDGARVYAGTLVVSEHTLRVSDTVIGALTRAGFDSRAAGWAAFTVLDYVLGFTIEEQGFTAQDAEAKEREGALRQLASARYPHAAGAVDAILDRDFDRRFAFGMDLLVAGIRARLSTP; this is encoded by the coding sequence ATGCGAATCCAGCGGGAGCAGGTGGTGGCGGCGGCGTGGACGCTGCTGGACGAGCACGGCCTGGAGGGCCTCACGATGCGCGTCCTGGCGAAGGCGCTCTCCATCCAGGCCCCGTCGCTGTACTGGCACTTCCCGGGCAAGCAGGCCCTGCTGGACGCGATGGCGGACACGCTGGTGCGGGACGTGGCGCGGACGCTGACGCCGGAGTCACCGTGGGAGCCGGTGGTGCGCACCGTGGCGGAGGAACTGCGGCGCGCGTTCCTGGCCCACCGGGACGGCGCCCGCGTCTACGCCGGCACCCTCGTGGTGTCCGAGCACACGCTGCGCGTCTCCGACACCGTGATTGGCGCGCTGACGCGGGCAGGGTTCGACTCGCGAGCGGCGGGCTGGGCGGCCTTCACCGTGCTCGACTACGTGCTGGGCTTCACCATCGAGGAGCAGGGCTTCACCGCGCAGGACGCCGAGGCGAAGGAGCGGGAAGGGGCGCTGCGTCAGCTTGCCTCGGCGCGCTATCCGCACGCGGCGGGCGCGGTGGACGCCATCCTGGACCGCGACTTCGACCGCCGGTTCGCCTTCGGGATGGACCTGCTCGTCGCGGGCATCCGCGCGCGGCTGTCCACGCCGTAG
- a CDS encoding OAM dimerization domain-containing protein, protein MVKPSKQIIRPYGDRRDDGMVQLSFTLPVPLSEKAKEAAAQFTKKMGFTDVKVAAAERAADQYTFFVVYARSNVTLDYAEIDVPEVVVRKMGFDDLNALIKEKVRRRIVVFGACTGTDTHTVGIDAILNMKGYAGDYGLERYPGFEAFNLGSQVPNEDLIKKATAKHADAILVSQVVTQRDVHKDNSRQFIDAAKAAGIHGKTLLLLGGPRVDHKLALELGFDAGFGPGTKPSDVANYIVHAVMKKEGTESADSHYQGEPS, encoded by the coding sequence ATGGTGAAGCCGAGCAAGCAGATCATCCGCCCCTACGGCGACCGTCGCGACGACGGCATGGTGCAGCTGTCGTTCACGCTGCCGGTGCCGCTGTCGGAGAAGGCCAAGGAGGCCGCCGCCCAGTTCACGAAGAAGATGGGCTTCACGGACGTGAAGGTGGCCGCCGCCGAGCGCGCGGCGGACCAGTACACGTTCTTCGTCGTCTACGCCCGCTCCAACGTGACGCTGGACTACGCGGAGATCGACGTGCCGGAGGTGGTGGTGCGCAAGATGGGGTTTGACGACCTCAACGCGCTCATCAAGGAGAAGGTGCGCCGGCGCATCGTCGTCTTCGGCGCGTGCACGGGCACGGACACGCACACGGTGGGCATTGACGCCATCCTCAACATGAAGGGCTACGCGGGCGACTACGGCCTGGAGCGCTACCCCGGCTTCGAGGCGTTCAACCTGGGCAGCCAGGTGCCCAACGAGGACCTCATCAAGAAGGCCACCGCGAAGCACGCGGACGCCATCCTGGTGTCCCAGGTCGTCACGCAGCGCGACGTGCACAAGGACAACTCGCGCCAGTTCATCGACGCGGCGAAGGCGGCGGGCATCCACGGCAAGACGCTGCTCCTGTTGGGCGGGCCGCGCGTGGACCACAAGCTGGCGCTGGAGCTGGGCTTCGACGCGGGCTTCGGGCCGGGCACCAAGCCGTCCGACGTGGCGAACTACATCGTGCACGCGGTGATGAAGAAGGAAGGCACGGAGTCAGCGGACTCCCACTACCAGGGGGAACCCTCGTGA
- a CDS encoding 3-keto-5-aminohexanoate cleavage protein gives MSKPMVITAALVGAETTREQTPYLPITAEEIAEDAAKCREAGAAMVHIHVRTAEGRPSQDAELFRAAIRAIRKRTDILVQVSTGGAVGMDVDERCGGLTLTGADKPDMATLTTGTVNFGEEVFWNPRPLVRDIAKRIKSIGLKPELECFDVGMIDEARYLAKEGLVELPAHFDFVLGVPGTLQARPEVLDFMIAALPEGSSWTVAGVGRQQLPFVEEAAKRGGNARVGLEDNIYLSKGVLAKGNFELVAEAAKRARAAGRELATPEQARQLLRLG, from the coding sequence ATGAGCAAGCCCATGGTCATCACCGCCGCCCTGGTGGGCGCGGAGACGACGCGCGAACAGACGCCGTACCTGCCCATCACCGCGGAGGAGATTGCGGAAGACGCGGCGAAGTGCCGCGAGGCCGGCGCGGCGATGGTGCACATCCACGTGCGCACGGCGGAGGGCAGGCCGTCGCAGGACGCGGAGCTGTTCCGCGCGGCCATCCGCGCCATCCGCAAGCGCACGGACATCCTCGTCCAGGTGTCCACGGGCGGCGCGGTGGGCATGGACGTGGACGAGCGGTGCGGCGGGCTCACGCTCACCGGCGCGGACAAGCCGGACATGGCCACGCTCACCACGGGCACGGTGAACTTCGGGGAGGAGGTGTTCTGGAATCCCCGGCCGCTGGTGCGCGACATCGCGAAGCGCATCAAGAGCATCGGCCTCAAGCCGGAGCTGGAGTGCTTCGACGTCGGGATGATCGACGAGGCGCGCTACCTGGCGAAGGAGGGGCTGGTGGAGCTACCGGCGCACTTCGACTTCGTGCTGGGCGTGCCGGGCACGCTGCAGGCGCGGCCGGAGGTGCTGGACTTCATGATCGCCGCGCTGCCGGAGGGGAGCTCCTGGACGGTGGCGGGCGTGGGGCGCCAGCAGCTGCCGTTCGTGGAGGAGGCCGCGAAGCGCGGCGGCAACGCGCGCGTGGGCCTGGAGGACAACATCTACCTGTCCAAGGGCGTGCTCGCGAAGGGCAACTTCGAACTGGTGGCGGAGGCCGCGAAGCGGGCCCGTGCCGCCGGCCGTGAGCTTGCGACCCCCGAGCAGGCCCGGCAGCTGTTGCGCCTGGGCTGA
- a CDS encoding hotdog fold domain-containing protein has product MGSHDAHYGGNLVDGARMLGLFGDVATELCIRSDGDEGLFRAYDSVEFLAPVYAGDFIEAEGEIISEGNTSRKMRFEARKVIKPRPDVNDSAADVLPEAVVVCRASGTCVVPKDKQRVKR; this is encoded by the coding sequence ATGGGCAGCCACGACGCGCACTACGGCGGCAACCTGGTGGACGGGGCGCGGATGCTCGGTCTGTTCGGGGACGTGGCCACGGAGCTGTGCATCCGTTCCGACGGGGACGAGGGCCTGTTCCGCGCCTACGACTCCGTGGAGTTCCTGGCCCCGGTGTACGCGGGGGACTTCATCGAGGCGGAGGGTGAAATCATCAGCGAGGGCAACACGTCGCGGAAGATGCGCTTCGAGGCCCGCAAGGTCATCAAGCCCCGGCCGGACGTGAATGACTCGGCGGCGGACGTGCTGCCGGAGGCGGTGGTGGTGTGCCGCGCTTCGGGCACGTGCGTGGTGCCCAAGGACAAGCAGCGGGTGAAGCGATGA